One Kineococcus aurantiacus genomic window carries:
- the atpE gene encoding ATP synthase F0 subunit C produces the protein MYGSLAIVGYGLSAIGPGIGIGLIFAAYINGAARQPEARGMLQSIAILGFVLAEALAIFGIALAFVFSGTNPNG, from the coding sequence ATGTACGGCTCCCTCGCCATCGTCGGTTACGGTCTCTCCGCCATCGGCCCGGGCATCGGCATCGGCCTGATCTTCGCGGCCTACATCAACGGCGCGGCTCGTCAGCCCGAGGCCCGCGGCATGCTCCAGAGCATCGCCATCCTGGGCTTCGTCCTCGCCGAGGCGCTCGCCATCTTCGGCATCGCGCTCGCCTTCGTCTTCTCGGGCACCAACCCCAACGGCTGA